One window of Flavobacteriales bacterium genomic DNA carries:
- a CDS encoding tail fiber domain-containing protein: MFGKATAPNSWAGWFEGNVMINGNGFLTGMIPITSDANLKTNVQALTNASEFLDQLLPKTYDFLVDEHPEIALPSGPQMGFIAQDVELILPQLVKQATIPATYDSTGAQLTASEDIKTLNYIGIIPLLVAGYQQQQATIAQLQDQINNCCSAQGGVAPQGGSEHRMVPQENDLHEQRLLIIPNPVADLTMLEYYVPKAGKVSLQVSTSDGKPLATLREELAEAGAYNYSWNTTKLAAGTYFCTFMLDGAVVVKRAVKVK; the protein is encoded by the coding sequence GTGTTCGGCAAGGCAACTGCCCCGAACAGTTGGGCAGGCTGGTTTGAAGGCAATGTGATGATCAACGGCAACGGCTTTCTCACGGGGATGATCCCGATCACATCCGATGCCAACCTGAAAACAAATGTCCAGGCTCTCACGAATGCATCGGAATTCTTGGATCAACTACTGCCGAAAACCTATGATTTCCTGGTCGATGAACATCCGGAGATCGCTTTGCCGTCGGGACCACAAATGGGCTTTATTGCGCAGGACGTTGAACTGATCCTGCCTCAACTTGTGAAGCAGGCCACGATCCCTGCGACCTATGATTCAACGGGCGCGCAATTGACCGCGTCGGAGGACATCAAGACATTGAACTACATCGGCATCATCCCTCTTTTGGTCGCAGGCTATCAGCAGCAACAAGCCACCATCGCCCAACTCCAAGACCAGATCAACAACTGCTGTTCTGCACAAGGAGGCGTGGCCCCACAAGGCGGCTCAGAGCACAGAATGGTACCACAAGAGAACGACCTCCACGAGCAGCGCTTGCTCATCATCCCCAATCCGGTTGCGGACCTCACCATGCTCGAGTACTACGTGCCGAAAGCAGGTAAAGTGAGCTTGCAGGTGAGCACCAGTGATGGGAAGCCCTTGGCCACCTTGCGTGAGGAGCTGGCCGAAGCCGGTGCATACAACTACAGTTGGAACACCACCAAGCTGGCGGCGGGCACCTACTTCTGCACTTTCATGTTGGACGGTGCTGTGGTGGTGAAGCGTGCGGTGAAGGTGAAGTGA
- a CDS encoding LPS-assembly protein LptD: MSVTAWGAAAAQDLESEVKYGARDSIRYDLARQTVYLFGAAKVKFEDVQLTADRIMLDLAHEEVQAFGTRDSAGAPVGLPEFTQGSEKVTADSIRYNFKTKEGLIKEVRTQESQMYAMARISKRHANGEIHSRGGSLTTCDRPHPHYRFAVSRMMVIPDDKIVTGPAIMKIGKVPTPLVAPFGFFPNHKGGTAGLLIPTFGTSDQFGFYLLNGGYYIPISDNFDEHLTGDIYSKGSWGLRSVTRYKKRYRYGGNMDLQYSDKVNSIREYPDFSEQRTFFVRWSHLMDPRASLTDRFNASVNVGSSQNFTNNFNSSTQDYLSNTFQSNVNWSHLWPGKPYSLSVAARHSQNTINGTFDITLPSVNFNAQRFFPGTWFHPEATGKPKWFDQIGVTWNSVFDNRLSTTEDQISIANIPNLIDKLRNGVRHTASISSSIKTRAFTLNPQVNITDRNYFDALSKTYYAANDSVAVDTVPGLYNLFDWNIGATATSKLYGMYGFRKGRLKAIRHVITPSAALTYLPGNDTRITGPFGYNGAEASYSPYDIGIYGQPSPKASGLVSLGLVQSIEGKMLSKKPDAKGDQQFTKIKFLDYLGINANYDLLKDSLNWSAVNIAARTRLLNFLDLNLASTWDPYATDSLGRNVDRPTRTVDGSLAHLRTATAALGFELQSKRYGKSLAEKSDDDQVVAEADPSKGARVNFNIPWHLRVNYSWSMARAYHVAEYTEQQTQSVLFSGDLNILKYWKLGFSSGYDMEAGEWTPTSLNLYWDLHCWEFNANVIPMGVRKSFTFRINVKASVLHDLKYELRRPFGNKNELLY; the protein is encoded by the coding sequence ATGTCAGTAACCGCATGGGGCGCCGCCGCCGCGCAGGATCTGGAAAGTGAAGTGAAGTATGGGGCAAGGGACAGCATACGCTACGACCTGGCCCGGCAAACCGTGTACCTCTTTGGCGCCGCGAAGGTGAAATTCGAGGATGTGCAGCTCACGGCGGACCGCATCATGCTCGATCTGGCGCACGAGGAAGTGCAGGCCTTCGGAACGCGGGACAGCGCCGGAGCGCCGGTGGGCCTTCCGGAATTTACGCAGGGAAGCGAGAAGGTCACCGCGGACAGCATCCGCTACAACTTCAAGACGAAGGAGGGCCTGATCAAGGAGGTGCGCACGCAGGAATCCCAGATGTACGCCATGGCCCGCATCAGCAAGCGCCACGCGAACGGGGAGATCCATAGCCGCGGCGGCAGCCTCACCACCTGCGACCGGCCCCACCCGCACTACCGTTTCGCCGTGAGCAGGATGATGGTGATCCCGGACGACAAGATCGTGACAGGCCCGGCGATCATGAAGATCGGAAAGGTCCCCACCCCGCTGGTGGCGCCATTCGGCTTCTTCCCCAACCACAAAGGCGGAACCGCCGGGCTGCTGATCCCCACATTCGGCACCTCGGACCAGTTCGGCTTCTACCTCCTGAACGGTGGCTACTACATCCCCATCAGCGACAACTTCGACGAGCATCTCACGGGCGACATCTACAGCAAGGGCAGTTGGGGCCTGCGCTCCGTTACGCGCTACAAAAAGCGCTACCGCTATGGCGGGAACATGGACCTGCAATACAGCGACAAGGTCAACAGCATCCGCGAGTACCCGGATTTCAGCGAGCAGCGCACCTTCTTCGTCCGCTGGAGCCACCTGATGGACCCGCGGGCCAGCCTCACCGACCGCTTCAACGCCAGCGTGAACGTGGGTTCCAGCCAGAATTTCACCAACAACTTCAACAGCTCCACGCAGGACTACCTCAGCAACACCTTCCAGAGCAACGTGAACTGGAGCCACCTCTGGCCCGGAAAGCCCTACAGCCTCAGCGTGGCCGCACGGCACAGCCAGAACACCATCAACGGCACCTTCGACATCACCCTGCCCTCGGTGAATTTCAATGCGCAGCGCTTCTTCCCCGGCACCTGGTTCCATCCCGAGGCCACCGGCAAGCCGAAATGGTTCGACCAGATCGGCGTCACGTGGAACTCCGTCTTCGACAACCGCCTCAGCACCACCGAGGACCAGATCTCCATCGCCAACATCCCGAACCTGATCGACAAGTTGCGCAACGGCGTCCGCCATACCGCATCGATCAGCTCCTCCATCAAGACGCGCGCCTTCACGCTGAACCCGCAGGTGAACATCACCGACCGCAACTATTTCGACGCGCTGAGCAAGACCTATTACGCCGCGAACGATTCCGTGGCCGTGGACACCGTGCCGGGCCTGTACAACCTATTCGACTGGAACATCGGTGCCACCGCCACCAGCAAGCTCTACGGCATGTATGGCTTCCGGAAGGGAAGACTGAAGGCGATCCGCCATGTGATCACGCCGTCCGCAGCGCTCACCTACCTGCCGGGGAACGATACCCGGATCACCGGCCCGTTCGGGTACAATGGCGCGGAAGCATCCTATTCACCTTATGACATCGGCATCTATGGCCAGCCTTCCCCGAAAGCCAGCGGTTTGGTATCCTTGGGGCTTGTGCAAAGCATCGAAGGGAAGATGCTCTCGAAAAAGCCCGATGCCAAAGGCGATCAGCAGTTCACGAAGATCAAGTTCCTGGACTACCTCGGTATCAACGCGAACTACGACCTGCTGAAGGATTCCCTGAATTGGAGCGCGGTGAACATCGCCGCCCGCACCCGGCTGCTCAACTTCTTGGACCTCAACCTCGCCAGCACGTGGGACCCGTATGCCACCGACAGCTTGGGCCGGAACGTGGACCGCCCCACCCGCACAGTGGACGGTTCGCTCGCCCACCTGCGCACCGCCACCGCCGCCTTGGGCTTCGAACTCCAGAGCAAGCGCTACGGTAAGTCCTTGGCGGAAAAATCCGATGACGACCAAGTGGTGGCCGAGGCCGATCCCAGCAAAGGGGCACGCGTGAATTTCAACATCCCCTGGCACCTCCGCGTGAACTACAGCTGGAGCATGGCCCGCGCCTACCATGTGGCGGAATACACCGAGCAGCAGACGCAGAGCGTGCTCTTCAGCGGCGACCTCAACATCCTCAAATACTGGAAGCTCGGCTTCAGCAGCGGCTACGACATGGAGGCCGGCGAATGGACGCCCACCTCATTGAACCTCTACTGGGACCTGCACTGCTGGGAGTTCAACGCCAACGTGATCCCGATGGGCGTGCGCAAGAGCTTCACCTTCCGCATCAACGTGAAGGCCAGCGTGCTCCACGACCTGAAGTACGAGCTGAGGAGGCCGTTCGGGAATAAGAACGAGCTGCTGTACTGA
- a CDS encoding N-acetylmuramoyl-L-alanine amidase: protein MQGSQDISGHACSATAPKVAVGTGAERQIIRDRSREWWLIAVFVLACTAHAMPQKSVSDANMVGTVVLDAGHGGKDPGNLGTKRYKTTEKDVALAVTLLVGKYINENLPEVKVMYTREDDRFIELMERNNIANRNKADVFISIHCNANKSTDPHGCETYVMGLHKTEANMRVAMKENESILLEADHALKYDGYDPKDPESMIALSLRQNAYLDHSLLLSSLVQAQFKDRVSRVDRGVKQAGFLVISYTTMPAVLIELGFLTNADEEDFLQSAKGQDYMASAIYRAFKEYKNRIEHKDVTFVELEAKADSTAVDTSKTVTKPVKDNSVRFKVQIVTSSKRIPVKSPKFNGLDVEEMQADELWKYSVGGEPDLAGARKIQSTCKDKGFTGAFITAWQNGKRIDLQQAVNLVR from the coding sequence ATGCAGGGATCACAGGACATCAGCGGGCACGCCTGCTCGGCGACCGCGCCGAAAGTAGCGGTTGGCACCGGCGCAGAGCGGCAGATCATCAGGGATAGGAGCAGGGAATGGTGGCTGATCGCTGTTTTCGTGCTGGCCTGCACCGCACATGCCATGCCGCAAAAGTCGGTAAGCGATGCCAATATGGTCGGCACGGTGGTCCTGGACGCGGGCCACGGCGGTAAGGACCCCGGCAACCTCGGCACCAAGCGCTACAAGACCACAGAGAAAGACGTGGCCCTGGCAGTGACGTTGCTGGTGGGCAAGTACATCAATGAGAACCTGCCGGAAGTGAAGGTGATGTACACCCGCGAGGACGACCGCTTCATCGAGCTGATGGAACGGAACAACATTGCGAACAGGAACAAGGCCGATGTGTTCATCAGCATACACTGCAACGCGAACAAGAGCACGGACCCCCACGGTTGCGAGACCTATGTAATGGGCCTGCACAAGACGGAAGCGAACATGCGCGTGGCCATGAAGGAGAACGAATCCATCCTCTTAGAGGCGGACCATGCCCTGAAATACGACGGCTACGACCCGAAGGACCCTGAGAGCATGATCGCCCTGAGCCTACGCCAGAACGCCTATTTGGACCACAGCTTGCTGCTGAGCTCCTTGGTGCAGGCCCAGTTCAAGGACCGTGTCAGTCGCGTGGACCGTGGCGTGAAGCAGGCGGGTTTTCTGGTGATCAGCTACACCACCATGCCTGCGGTGCTCATCGAGCTGGGCTTCCTCACCAATGCGGACGAGGAGGACTTCCTGCAAAGCGCCAAGGGGCAGGACTACATGGCATCCGCCATCTACCGGGCCTTCAAGGAGTACAAGAACCGGATCGAGCACAAGGACGTCACTTTCGTGGAGCTGGAAGCCAAGGCCGACAGCACTGCGGTCGACACCTCTAAGACCGTCACGAAGCCGGTGAAGGACAACAGCGTCCGGTTCAAGGTGCAGATCGTCACCAGCAGCAAGCGTATTCCGGTGAAGTCGCCCAAATTCAACGGGTTGGACGTGGAGGAGATGCAGGCCGACGAGCTTTGGAAGTACAGCGTGGGGGGCGAGCCTGATCTGGCAGGGGCGAGGAAGATCCAAAGCACCTGCAAGGACAAGGGTTTCACCGGCGCTTTCATCACTGCTTGGCAGAACGGAAAGCGCATCGATCTGCAGCAAGCTGTTAATTTGGTCCGCTAA